A window from Theobroma cacao cultivar B97-61/B2 chromosome 3, Criollo_cocoa_genome_V2, whole genome shotgun sequence encodes these proteins:
- the LOC18604239 gene encoding 28S ribosomal protein S33, mitochondrial gives MSAGGLKSMLASAVVAGVTEARARIFGHILNPTGQRSPHKTLRKKLIGEKVADWYPYDIKNDDPLVMARQEQERLSKLEMLKRRGKGPPKKGQGRRAVKRNK, from the coding sequence ATGAGTGCTGGTGGTTTGAAGAGCATGCTGGCTTCGGCGGTTGTAGCTGGGGTTACTGAAGCTAGAGCTAGAATATTTGGACATATACTTAACCCAACAGGGCAGAGATCACCCCATAAGACTTTACGCAAAAAGCTCATTGGTGAGAAGGTTGCAGATTGGTACCCATATGACATCAAGAATGATGATCCACTGGTCATGGCCCGACAAGAACAAGAACGCTTATCCAAGCTTGAAATGTTGAAGAGACGTGGTAAGGGACCACCTAAGAAAGGCCAAGGCAGACGTGCTGTTAAACGCAACAAGTAG